In the Streptobacillus moniliformis DSM 12112 genome, one interval contains:
- a CDS encoding ABC transporter ATP-binding protein: MENKNYLFDFFKFMKKAKKEYTIGLIVLLIGMILEIGTIKLIAIAFDKEIESIDVNKVFSFVGTIALIYVSLKILEAVFMVYRKKLLQIAANIVYTNIQILIYNHVQRLPIKYFDDIPAGSVLSKITSDVKAIRTFFSETLLSILIVLSQLGIIYSVMMYINWRLSLILLIYVPIVIILQKYNKSLTYTYSSDIRKYNSICNGRANEMCQNLEVVAAFNNQEALLKDWENSAHKRYESDRIITLLESFFSHNIFDFLTKLAQLTIIFYYIYSATFDLGLITAGDTLVFIFYISNIINGLSNFTVNLSYYYKAKGSAKNISELLNLNIEDENDLIKPEKIDGNIKFENVYFAYEDEYVLKDVNLEIKENQTVAFVGHTGSGKSTIMNLLVKFYKNQKGKIEISGLNIKDIDTYTLRDNIAIVLQDSFLFEGTIGDNISEDKEIARNALEMVGAKYILDERGLDGKVMQDGNNFSTGEKQLISFARALAKNPKILILDEATANVDSKTEQIIQNGIEILKKNRTTLIIAHRLSTIRNADKIFVLDKGKIVESGNHEKLVELNGLYNKMLKLNNSK; the protein is encoded by the coding sequence ATGGAAAATAAGAACTATTTATTTGATTTTTTTAAATTTATGAAAAAGGCTAAAAAAGAATATACTATAGGTTTGATTGTATTATTAATAGGTATGATTTTAGAAATTGGAACTATAAAATTAATAGCAATTGCTTTTGATAAAGAAATAGAAAGTATTGATGTAAATAAGGTATTTTCATTTGTAGGAACTATAGCATTAATATATGTTAGTTTAAAAATACTTGAAGCAGTATTTATGGTATATAGAAAAAAGCTTTTACAAATAGCAGCCAATATTGTATATACTAATATACAAATTTTAATATATAATCATGTTCAAAGGTTACCTATTAAATATTTTGATGATATACCAGCAGGTTCAGTACTTTCTAAAATTACATCCGATGTAAAGGCTATTAGAACTTTCTTTTCTGAAACCTTACTTTCTATTTTGATAGTATTATCTCAATTGGGTATAATCTATTCTGTAATGATGTATATAAATTGGAGATTATCATTAATATTATTAATATATGTACCTATTGTAATAATATTACAAAAATATAATAAGAGTTTAACATACACTTATTCAAGTGATATTAGAAAATATAATTCTATTTGTAATGGTAGAGCAAATGAAATGTGTCAAAATTTAGAAGTGGTTGCAGCATTTAATAATCAAGAAGCCTTGCTTAAAGATTGGGAAAATTCAGCACATAAAAGATATGAAAGTGATAGGATAATTACTTTATTAGAATCTTTTTTTAGTCATAATATATTTGATTTTTTAACAAAATTAGCACAGCTTACAATAATATTTTACTATATTTATTCTGCAACATTTGATTTAGGATTAATAACGGCTGGAGATACTCTTGTCTTTATTTTCTATATTTCAAATATAATAAATGGATTAAGTAATTTTACTGTTAATTTATCATATTACTATAAAGCAAAAGGTTCTGCTAAAAATATTTCAGAGTTATTAAATTTAAATATAGAAGATGAAAATGATTTAATTAAACCTGAAAAAATAGATGGTAATATTAAATTTGAAAATGTATATTTTGCATATGAAGATGAATATGTTTTAAAGGATGTTAACTTAGAAATTAAAGAAAATCAAACTGTGGCATTTGTAGGGCATACTGGAAGTGGAAAATCTACAATAATGAATTTATTAGTTAAATTCTATAAAAATCAAAAAGGTAAAATTGAGATATCAGGTTTAAATATTAAAGATATAGATACATATACATTAAGAGATAATATTGCTATAGTATTACAAGATTCTTTCTTATTTGAAGGAACTATAGGAGATAATATATCTGAAGATAAAGAAATTGCTAGAAATGCTCTTGAAATGGTAGGAGCAAAATACATTCTTGATGAAAGAGGATTAGATGGTAAAGTAATGCAAGATGGGAATAATTTTTCTACTGGTGAGAAACAATTAATTTCGTTTGCAAGAGCACTTGCTAAAAATCCTAAGATATTAATATTAGATGAAGCTACTGCTAATGTAGATAGTAAAACTGAACAAATTATACAAAATGGTATAGAAATACTTAAAAAAAATAGAACTACATTAATAATTGCACATAGACTTTCAACTATTAGAAATGCAGATAAAATATTTGTGTTAGATAAAGGTAAAATAGTAGAAAGTGGAAATCATGAAAAATTAGTTGAATTAAATGGTTTGTATAATAAAATGCTAAAATTAAATAATTCTAAATAA